A stretch of Lepidochelys kempii isolate rLepKem1 chromosome 14, rLepKem1.hap2, whole genome shotgun sequence DNA encodes these proteins:
- the LOC140898040 gene encoding zinc finger protein RFP-like isoform X1, whose amino-acid sequence MAQGERILGWASRRHGPGRADPGLGAGLGQPETRPRESGSWAGSRAGPAGDTAQGERILGWEQGWASRRHGPGRADPGLGAGLGQPETRPRESGSWAGSRAAATKPEGPEKLPRGLEAEQQRVEQSGAGCSLEAMAAANPAKTLQDELTCPICLEYFKDPVSLGCDHSFCRACITQCRGGFATHISCPQCRKTFPQRNLRLNRQLRNIVEAARKLRLQTGREPAPERLCEKHKEPFKLFCEEDKIPICLVCDRSKEHKDHTVIPAEEAAEEFKEKIQAHLKTLREEREMLLGFKVSGEKRSREYLRNTQTERQKIVSEFQQLRQFLEEQERLLQAQLEKLDKEIVKIQNESVSKLSEEISRLSDLIRELEGKCQKPVTELLLDVRSTLIRSAKGKFQQPEEISTNLELRLGDFSQKIVALMDTLRKFKDTLPSALETQIGESLGAHRQANVTLDPDTAHPILVLSEDRKNVRWGYKPSQMPKNAERFDSWACVLGCEGFTSGRHCWEVEVDVGGEECWAVGVARASMMRKGRINLSPDEGIWAVGLWLGKFRALTSPEETSLPLSQFPNSIQVCLDCDRGQVTFIDADDGAQIFTFPPGSVPRERLRPWFWLGQESQLSLCL is encoded by the exons ATGGCCCAGGGAGAGCGGATCCTGGGCTGGGCCAGCCGGAGACACGGCCCAGGGAGAGCGGatcctgggctgggagcagggctgggccagccgGAGACACGGCCCAGGGAGAGCGGatcctgggctgggagcagggctgggccagccgGAGACACGGCCCAGGGAGAGCGGatcctgggctgggagcagggctgggccagccgGAGACACGGCCCAGGGAGAGCGGatcctgggctgggagcagggctgggccagccgGAGACACGGCCCAGGGAGAGCGGatcctgggctgggagcagggctgcagccacaaagccagaggggccagagaagctgcccagggggctggaggcagaacaGCAGAGAGTGGAGCAGTCTGGAGCAGGGTGTT CACTAGAAGCCATGGCTGCTGCAAATCCAGCAAAAACTCTCCAGGATGAACTGACCTGTCCCATCTGTCTGGAGTATTTTAAAGATCCAGTGTCTCTAGGCTGTGATCACAGTTTCTGCCGAGCCTGCATCACCCAGTGCCGGGGGGGATTCGCTACACACATCTCCTGCCCTCAGTGCAGAAAGACCTTTCCCCAGAGGAACCTCAGGCTGAACAGACAGCTCAGGAATATTGTGGAAGCAGCCAGAAAACTCAGGTTGCAGACAGGGAGAGAACCAGCaccagagagactgtgtgagaaACACAAGGAGCCTTTCAAACTCTTCTGCGAAGAGGACAAAATCCCCATCTGCCTGGTGTGTGACAGATCCAAGGAGCACAAAGATCACACTGTGATTCCTGCAGAGGAAGCTGCCGAAGAATTCAAG GAAAAGATTCAGGCCCATTTGAAGACgctgagggaagagagagaaatgcttCTGGGATTTAAAGTGAGTGGAGAGAAGAGAAGCCGGGAGTATCTG AGAAATACACAAACAGAGAGACAGAAGATTGTGTCTGAATTCCAGCAACTGCGGCAGTTCCTGGAGGAACAAGAGCGACTCTTGCAGGCTCAGCTGGAGAAACTGGACAAGGAGATTGTGAAGATACAGAATGAAAGTGTCAGCAAACTATCTGAGGAAATTTCCCGTCTCAGTGACCTGATCCGTGAGCTGGAGGGGAAGTGTCAGAAGCCAGTGACTGAATTGTTGCTG GATGTCAGAAGCACCTTGATCAG GTCTGCGAAGGGGAAGTTCCAGCAGCCAGAGGAGATTTCTACTAATCTAGAATTAAGACTCGGTGATTTTTCCCAGAAAATTGTTGCTCTAATGGATACTCTGAGGAAGTTCAAAG ACACTCTGCCGTCTGCACTGGAGACACAAATTGGGGAATCCCTAGGAGCACACAGACAGG CGaatgtgactctggatccagacacggctcATCCCATCCTCGTCCTGTCTGAGGATCGGAAAAATGTGAGATGGGGATACAAACCGAGTCAAATGCCCAAGAACGCAGAGAGATTTGACTCTTGGGCctgtgtgctgggctgtgagggattCACCTCGGGGAGACATTGCTGGGAAGTGGAGGTGGATGTGGGGGGTGAGGAatgctgggctgtgggggtggccagAGCGTCTATGATGAGGAAAGGACGGATTAACCTTAGCCCTGATGAGGGAatctgggctgtggggctgtggcTGGGTAAGTTCCGGGCTCTCACTTCCCCTGAGGAGACTTCCCTGCCCCTGAGCCAATTCCCCAACAGCATCCAGGTTTGTCTGGATTGTGATAGGGGTCAGGTGACATTTATCGATGCTGATGATGGGGCCCAGATCTTCACTTTCCCGCCGGGCTCTGTCCCTAGGGAGAGACTCCGACCCTGGTTCTGGTTGGGGCAGGAATCCCAGCTCAGCCTGTGTCTCTGA
- the LOC140898040 gene encoding zinc finger protein RFP-like isoform X2 gives MAAANPAKTLQDELTCPICLEYFKDPVSLGCDHSFCRACITQCRGGFATHISCPQCRKTFPQRNLRLNRQLRNIVEAARKLRLQTGREPAPERLCEKHKEPFKLFCEEDKIPICLVCDRSKEHKDHTVIPAEEAAEEFKEKIQAHLKTLREEREMLLGFKVSGEKRSREYLRNTQTERQKIVSEFQQLRQFLEEQERLLQAQLEKLDKEIVKIQNESVSKLSEEISRLSDLIRELEGKCQKPVTELLLDVRSTLIRSAKGKFQQPEEISTNLELRLGDFSQKIVALMDTLRKFKDTLPSALETQIGESLGAHRQANVTLDPDTAHPILVLSEDRKNVRWGYKPSQMPKNAERFDSWACVLGCEGFTSGRHCWEVEVDVGGEECWAVGVARASMMRKGRINLSPDEGIWAVGLWLGKFRALTSPEETSLPLSQFPNSIQVCLDCDRGQVTFIDADDGAQIFTFPPGSVPRERLRPWFWLGQESQLSLCL, from the exons ATGGCTGCTGCAAATCCAGCAAAAACTCTCCAGGATGAACTGACCTGTCCCATCTGTCTGGAGTATTTTAAAGATCCAGTGTCTCTAGGCTGTGATCACAGTTTCTGCCGAGCCTGCATCACCCAGTGCCGGGGGGGATTCGCTACACACATCTCCTGCCCTCAGTGCAGAAAGACCTTTCCCCAGAGGAACCTCAGGCTGAACAGACAGCTCAGGAATATTGTGGAAGCAGCCAGAAAACTCAGGTTGCAGACAGGGAGAGAACCAGCaccagagagactgtgtgagaaACACAAGGAGCCTTTCAAACTCTTCTGCGAAGAGGACAAAATCCCCATCTGCCTGGTGTGTGACAGATCCAAGGAGCACAAAGATCACACTGTGATTCCTGCAGAGGAAGCTGCCGAAGAATTCAAG GAAAAGATTCAGGCCCATTTGAAGACgctgagggaagagagagaaatgcttCTGGGATTTAAAGTGAGTGGAGAGAAGAGAAGCCGGGAGTATCTG AGAAATACACAAACAGAGAGACAGAAGATTGTGTCTGAATTCCAGCAACTGCGGCAGTTCCTGGAGGAACAAGAGCGACTCTTGCAGGCTCAGCTGGAGAAACTGGACAAGGAGATTGTGAAGATACAGAATGAAAGTGTCAGCAAACTATCTGAGGAAATTTCCCGTCTCAGTGACCTGATCCGTGAGCTGGAGGGGAAGTGTCAGAAGCCAGTGACTGAATTGTTGCTG GATGTCAGAAGCACCTTGATCAG GTCTGCGAAGGGGAAGTTCCAGCAGCCAGAGGAGATTTCTACTAATCTAGAATTAAGACTCGGTGATTTTTCCCAGAAAATTGTTGCTCTAATGGATACTCTGAGGAAGTTCAAAG ACACTCTGCCGTCTGCACTGGAGACACAAATTGGGGAATCCCTAGGAGCACACAGACAGG CGaatgtgactctggatccagacacggctcATCCCATCCTCGTCCTGTCTGAGGATCGGAAAAATGTGAGATGGGGATACAAACCGAGTCAAATGCCCAAGAACGCAGAGAGATTTGACTCTTGGGCctgtgtgctgggctgtgagggattCACCTCGGGGAGACATTGCTGGGAAGTGGAGGTGGATGTGGGGGGTGAGGAatgctgggctgtgggggtggccagAGCGTCTATGATGAGGAAAGGACGGATTAACCTTAGCCCTGATGAGGGAatctgggctgtggggctgtggcTGGGTAAGTTCCGGGCTCTCACTTCCCCTGAGGAGACTTCCCTGCCCCTGAGCCAATTCCCCAACAGCATCCAGGTTTGTCTGGATTGTGATAGGGGTCAGGTGACATTTATCGATGCTGATGATGGGGCCCAGATCTTCACTTTCCCGCCGGGCTCTGTCCCTAGGGAGAGACTCCGACCCTGGTTCTGGTTGGGGCAGGAATCCCAGCTCAGCCTGTGTCTCTGA